ATTTAGGATTCAAATCTCGATTCGATAACCATGATTTATACAATATATTCCCCTCACTTCTTTCTTTACTCTCACATAAACCTTCTTAATAGAACGGTGCGCCCTATCAAGTTCATAAAGGAAATTTTGTATGGTAATATTGTTTAGTTAATTGACTTCAAGTTTGTTGagcctattttgtttttggatgTTAATAGCAGCTATGTAAAGTTGCTTTCTATAGGGCATGTATATTGGTGAGGTTAAACTTTATCTAAACTCTTTTCTGAAACGATAAACAAGAATCAAACATGTGTGCTGCATATTCTTCTACCATGTTGTGTCATTGTggattctttctttttgttttttttttaaaaatgagttcattttgtttttttttttttcccaatttAGGACTAGATATAGGTGGTGAGATGAACCTAGCTGCTGGCATTCAGGTGGCACAATTGGCTCTTAAGCATCGGCAAAATAAAAAGCAACAGCAGAGGATTATTGTCTTTGCTGGAAGGTATGCTTAGCTATATTTTGTGCTATATTGAAATTGTATTATTTGTAGTTATTTTGTCTTAATTATCTTGATTCATGTTTTTCAGTCCTGTCAAGCATGAAAAGAAGATGCTGGAGATGATAGGGAGAAAGTTGAAAAAGAATAGTGTTGCACTTGATATTGTTAATTTTGGTGAAGAAGATGAGGGGAAGACAGAGAAGCTGGAAGCACTCCTTGCAGCTGTTAACAATAATGATACCAGCCACATTGTTCATGTTCCATCTGGTCCAAATGCTCTTTCTGATGTACTTATAAGGTTTGTGGGCTTaatttcatcttcttttttttttctctctttcttttttatcctttGTTTCTCTCTTAATATAAGTTCAATCTATGTTTCTCTCTTAATATAAGTTCAATCTATGTTTCTCTCTTAAGATATTCATGTGTTGTTGCTTTGTGGCAGTACGCCTATTTTTACTGGTGATGGGGAAGGTGGAAGTGGTTTTGCTGCTGCTGCCGCCACCGCTGCAGCTGGTGGTGTATCCGGATTTGAGTTTGGCGTGGATCCAAACTTGGATCCAGAATTGGCTCTTGCTCTAAGAGTTTCAATGGAAGAGGAGAGAGCCAGGCAGGAAGCAGCTGCAAAAAAGGCTGCAGAGGATGCTGCCAACCTAGAGAAGGGAGATGAGCAGCAAGCAAGCTCACAACATGCAACAATGACTGAGCGTGCCGGTGCAGCAACATCTGAAGCTGAGAATAAGACAAGTGATTTgatggttggtgtttttgttgCATTTATCTATGTGTAATTGCTTGTTTTTCTACTTGCTAAACTGGAATATAATAATCTATGCATTATAATATTTGGTTGGTTGGACTACTTTCAGAATTTATAGTAATTCTAGGTAATTAAATTGTGAAGGCATATTAGATGTCTAGGCTTGAAAATTCACAAGGAAGATGGGACTTAACATAGTATTGTTGTTTTTTGTATTGACCTTCAAATGGAAACAGGATGATGAGAATGCCCTACTACAGCAGGCACTTGCAATGTCAATGGATGATTCTGCAATTAGCCATGATGTAAAAGATACAGATATGTCTGAAGCATCTGCAAGTGATCCTGACTTGGCTCTGGGTGAGTTTTTATGTTATTCATTCAGTCTTCATCTAAGAAACAGAGATAATGACATGGGTCACAATGTAGGCAACAGTCACTGCAATACAGTACAATTTAAGTGTCCCAACTCCCATGAGGCATTGAAGTGTGATGTCTGATATCTGTCCAACATGGAAACACGGACACAACTCCTTTTTAAGTGTCCAGCTCTTTATGCGTCAGATTTCTtacattaagcatgaacacatGTTTTTGTAAATCGCGTCTTCTTTTTCACATCCCGTCTTTTATATGACAAATGCCTTGTTTATATATCTTGATGATTTAAGATGATTTCTTCATGTGTTTGCACTTTAGTGAAGTAGATAGTTCTAATTCCTTTTTGGTAGGATTTGAATGCGTAGGGTTTGTTTTGTCTGCATATACATATTTACTCACATAACTCCTACttgttttgatgattttgatatGCCTACTATGACCTGTACATGGGGTTTAATTAATATACATCTTAGAATTTCTAAGTCACAATAAAGCTTCAGTGGTGGTTATAATCTTTTGTTGGTTTCTGGTCATTTATTGCTTGCAGCACTTCAATTGTCAATAACAGATAGTGCAAAGGATCAATCAAGCCAGTCAGACATGAGCAAATTGTTAGCTGATCAATCCTTTGTATCTTCTATCCTTGCATCGGTATGCCTAATAAATTCCATGattatttgttttgttcttttaaCATAGATTGATCTGCTGTATTTTGTGCACTAAGCGAAAATTCATGGGTTCTGCAGCTTCCTGGGGTTGACCCAAATGACCCTTCTGTCAAGGATTTGCTGGCGTCCATGCAAAATCAGTCTGAGGTTAGTCTTTCTATGAAAAAGAATATATTGGATTTGAAAggaatttcttttagaaaatttcAGTGCAGGCCAGTAAACGTTAACCTTGAACACCTTTCCCCTTTCTCCcttcttttaattgtttttttttttattagaaatccTTTGTGAAGTGTTTATGATGTCTGCCCATTGAATGCCTTAAGGACAatagttagttttgtttttttaatatgaaaacaTAATCAGACCGCACAACCTTGATTATACTAGGTTGAGTAAGAAAATAAATGTGTTCTTAATAACCTAATTTTAGAAATTGTTACTCATTACTTCATTAGTGcttgtttttaaaatgtattttcagGTTTATATTGTGCCTTTAAGTATATTATTAGACGTGCTTGCGTAAGTTTGCCCtgaagtgtgtgtgtgtatatatatattattttattttaatggataacgataattttataaaaatactaatatgcTATCAACCTTATGATGTTTTATGCCTTGTGCTCTATCTTAAATTTCAACATTTTCTTTTCTGGGTGGGGGTAAGTGGTATTTTGCTCAACTTCCTGTGCTGCTATCAGTTTTCTGATTGTATTGTTTATCCAGCCTCAACAGAAGAATGACGACAAGCCATCAAACGAGGAGGAGAAGAAGTAATCTTTAAGAGCCACTTTTCCctgtatgatttttattttgttggtaGCATTCTTCGCGGCTGTTGCTAATCGGGGAACTATTCCAATATGTCTCTCTGCAGTTTAATTGGAACCCAATGCATGTCTCTCGATTGAATATTGgatgatttttaacttaaaaaatgcTCTTGATTGTCATGCCTTATTCTTGGTTAGTGCTTATCATCTGACGAGGGCTTTTAAATGACTGTTTTAATACCTAAGAAAGTTTCAACTATTAAAATGTATTTCAATCTCATCTCCATATTTTGGTAATCCGTTTTAATTCAttgttaccttttattttattaatatagatGAATGCTTAGGTTATGTTATGCCGGGGATTTATTAGATGAGTTTTATCATGAATGGTCAAGaacatgtgatatatatatattacttgatTTTTCTAAGAAGTCATGTGATTTAGAATTTTGGTTATCCATGTATAGTGGTATGATTTAAATTCACTCTTTTCTAGGCTTTCTTATTAGATATGCACCTTCCATccaattttttgtctttaaattattttaaagttaaagcttgaaatacttttaaaaataaaagttatataattttatctttttagtttaaaagaaaTGATTTGAGAAAGGGGGCGAGGATTGTAGGAAGAGAGTGAAGGTTTagttttttcctaaaaattcactcatttttttacattttttttagttaaagctaagttactttttttcattttttttgaaactgcgaagtccagaaaaaaaagttgtaacatttttcaatgtttttgttcatgctgtgtggaatttttttttttgaatgaatttgagttttcataaattatatcaACTGCGTAGACTTAACTAAATTTGTTTGACAAtgtcaaacttttattttaacaaaagaaaaaagtagagCAAACTCCAATTTACATTTCGTTAAGTAGACCCTGGTTTGTTGGAGAGTGTTTAACCTAGGCGAGCCGTTTGATAGTGTTAAATGATTCAACTTGTCACCCAAAAATAGTGCAACTAAGTGAAACTTATAAACAATCTATTGCCACTTAGCTGTGGTTGGTTATAATGAAAGTGGAttataatctaaaattaattttcccaTTTTCTATAATGTTGCcagattgaatttgaattttagaagcactattttttatttaaaaaagctGGGAGTAAGGGATCATTTCTATAATTATACCTATAAAAATattggtgaaagaaaaaaaaatgagaaaacaaaGGTTAGTTCagtttagttaataaaaaataaaatcatcgatGTCAATAATCTTTAAATTATGAATATTCATTAACCTTAAGGTCTGTCGTGATTTCGGTGAATATCTGAAATTCAACTTAACCTAGACTTTtcggttagaaaaaaaaaatgatatggtttttaaaaaataacgcACTTCAGTGTGTTTATTTGATATGGcactaaaaaataatgtacCCTCCCAAGTGCAGCCAATATTAACTATCATGTCATTTGAGCACAAATGCCTTCTCTTGTGTCGATAAGCCAGTTAATTTTGGAGTTATCTCTTACGTCTCTTTCACTTGGGGGGGACTTCATTCCCCGCTTTTGTTAGGATAGATTTTGAAAAGAATAGGAACTTGTTGCCTTGTTATAGGTTCTGATGATTCTTGCCTAGGTTTCGGCCTAATCCCCCATGTGCTTgttatatttctctttttgctGTCTAATATATTTTGGATCTACATGTCTTGCTTTGGTCCTGTTTCTCATGTCTTGAGATTCAGACCCATGCAaccagcttttttttttttatataaaaaaaaacatggtcttttttacattttacgtaattcttctttttattttgtgtttttttttttcttttcttttctttttattttgtgtttttccctttacttttcttttcttcggtTGTTACAATTCTTATCAAAGACCAGCTTCAAGTCCTGCCGTCATCTTCCTCAATTGCGGCCCAATGAAGTAATGTTTTAAGCCTTTATAGCAGCGCATCGGTGCAACGCAACAAAAAGCTCTACgttcaaatttaacacaaatcaaacacatcttaaccctttttttttttctgatgatACCTTACTTTTAAAAGTCAATTTGTTTTTTGCAAGCGATTCCAATGGCTGTAACACCAAACAAAAAGTTTAGAATTGGCTgagatttgtttctttaggtTTTGATGGATGATAAGAAGTTATCACAATTGGCAGAATATATAGACTCGaaagtttgttaatttattattttttttatgagaaataaTTACACGGTTACATATTTCGTAGTACTGGTCAATTATTAAATTACAGCCTGcagaaaaggtaaaaaaattgataagaaagaaatcaatttaaatatcaaGTTCTTACGGGTATTCGCGCGGGAATCTTTACCCGGAAGTAATAATCTGTCCCAGTCGCACGCGTCACTTCTTTATTGGTGCGATCCTTTCCCTCTCGCGCCCTCAAAAAATCTACACTCCATTACTGCAACAGTTCCAACTTTGATCAATGGCTTCTCAAAACCCTAATCAGAGAAATTCTCTGTATCCACAAGTAATCGATTCTAACCCCGATGCTCCCTCACCTCTCCTTATCACCAATCACTCGTCCTCTTCGCAACCCTGCCTCTACCCTTCCGTTGACTACAACGACCTCGTCGAGAACCTATTCTCTGAGGATGCCACCGCCGCCTGTTCCCCCTCTGCGCCGCCGGAGGCCACCGAGGAAGTCCTCTTCCGGATCCCCGGCGCGATCCTCAACCTCGTCGACAAGGACTACAGCGTCGAGCTCGCATGCGGCGACTTCTCCGTGATCCGTCTCCGGCAGGGCGACAACGCCGTCGCCGTGTACGCGCGCGTCGCCGACGAGATCCAATGGCCGCTCGCGAAGGACGCCGCCGCCGTGAAACTCGACGACTCGCACTACTTCTTCTCCTTCCGCGTCCCCAAGGGTTTCGATCCCGATGAAGAAGAGGATGTGCTCAGCTACGGCTTAACGATCGCGTCGAAGGGGCAGGAGAGATTAGTGAAAGATCTGGACGCGG
The nucleotide sequence above comes from Glycine soja cultivar W05 chromosome 11, ASM419377v2, whole genome shotgun sequence. Encoded proteins:
- the LOC114377109 gene encoding 26S proteasome non-ATPase regulatory subunit 4 homolog, coding for MVLEATMICIDNSEWMRNGDYSPSRFQAQADAVNLICGAKTQSNPENTVGVLTMAGKGVRVLVTPTSDLGKILACMHGLDIGGEMNLAAGIQVAQLALKHRQNKKQQQRIIVFAGSPVKHEKKMLEMIGRKLKKNSVALDIVNFGEEDEGKTEKLEALLAAVNNNDTSHIVHVPSGPNALSDVLISTPIFTGDGEGGSGFAAAAATAAAGGVSGFEFGVDPNLDPELALALRVSMEEERARQEAAAKKAAEDAANLEKGDEQQASSQHATMTERAGAATSEAENKTSDLMDDENALLQQALAMSMDDSAISHDVKDTDMSEASASDPDLALALQLSITDSAKDQSSQSDMSKLLADQSFVSSILASLPGVDPNDPSVKDLLASMQNQSEPQQKNDDKPSNEEEKK